The genomic region CTGCCAGGTGAAGGACAACGGCTTGGGCGGCGAAGTCTTGGAAAAGTACTCCTCCCCTAAAAACCGCTCTACCTCCTCCGCCAAAGCAAGCTTCTCGGATGTGCCACTATCCAGCACACACCCCCCCAAGGTGAGTAAAACCCCTCCATCCTTCATCCATTCTACCTCCACAGGCAACCTCTTCGCCACCTCCTCCAACTTCTTCCTCCCCATCAGCTCCACATATTCAGGCCCCAGAAAGTTCCCCCAAAAAATCCCCGGCAACCCTCGCCTGAGGTTCATCGGTCCGGTCTTTGCGTGTAGTGTAGAGCTGAACTCAACTATCCCATAGGCAGGGCTCACAAGTCGGTACAGCGCTTTCCCCAGCTCTAAGAAATTCCGCTGGGCTCCCTCTTCTCGAAAGTAGTCCGCCTCCAGACACACATCAATAGTGTCAAAAGGAAGAGAACCTGTAGCATTGATATCCACCATTATCCGACCACGGGGATAAAGGGTGCGGCGGAGAAGGCAGACTTTAACAACTTCCTTTGGAGGAACTTCGCGCCACGCCCGGTAATACTCCTCCAGGTGCTGCGACAGCTTGAGCCACCGCTCCCCGGTCCAGCCCGTATTTATACGGTCCGGAGCGTAGCCATATCGCTCTAAGATCTTCAAAAATGCCTCCGCCACCTCCGGCGCGTCAAAGGGCTTGACCACCCAAAAGGTCAACCCCACATTCTCAAAGTTGTCCCAGTCGAAACGTTCCCGCTTCATAACAACCTCCCATCCTGGCAATTTACGGCATTGGGATATGGTACCACTCAATGCCGTATTTTTTGAACAATTTGATCATCGACTCGTTGGGTGGCTGGTTGGTGAAGTAGTACCGTAGCGGTTTGCCGATTTCTTCAGAAATTTCGAGGTACTTCCCCGCTTGTTCAACGAATCTGGATGAGAGAGTAGGGCGCGACAGGTTTTTGACCTCGATGAGGTAGTTTTCTGTCTCAAAGTCAATAAAAGCGCGCTTCCCCTCGGGAGTGGTGAAATACGCATGTCGTCGTAAGATTGGTTCCCCCATCTCCTGGAGTAACCCCTCGACGTACTCTTCACTTGCACGCCCGATTTGCACTGGCGAGACACGATTACGGGCAAGGCCCTGCGCACATCTGACTTGGACCTGTGCGCCCCAAGCCCGCACCGCCTCGCCGCCGTAGAGGCTCAGTGTGAGCAACGATGCCCCCGCCACAGCCGTCCGCTGCCCCCACGTCCGCGCTTGCGGCGAGAGATAGGGGTTCAGCCCCACCGACATCCCACCCCACATAGCCGCCGACCCCGCCAGCACTCCACCGGCCGCCGCCATCGCCGCCCCCAGAGCCACCGTCCGCCTGTTCAGCCAGGCCGGCCAATAGCCATACGCATCCACCCAATTGACAGGGTTGGCGTGGACGAAAGCATACCGGTGCCACGTCCTCGGTCGCCACGCATCGCCGGGCAAGGGCTCCCGCGTGAGCCACACCCCCGCCCAGGGATCGTAGAGGCGGGCGCTGTAAGAGCAAGCGGCTGCTTATTATGCCAGCAGGAAAAAAACAATTTGTCAAAAACGGTATTTGCTACCAAAATGATATTCCAAACGACAAATAAAGGACGCCCACATGGAAATCGGTTTGTACAGTTTCGGCGAACGCACGATTGACCCCGAAACCGGGCGGCTCATCAGCCCGCAAGAGCGCATGCGCCGCTTGCTGGAAGAAATCAAGTTGGCGGATGAAGTTGGGCTGGATGTTTTCGGGCTGGGCGAACACCACCGCCCCGACTACATTATCTCCGCCCCGGCTGTTGTGCTGGCAGCGGCGGCGGCGCGCACACGCCGTATTCGTCTCACCAGCGCCGTCACTGTGCTCAGTTCGGATGACCCGGTGCGTGTCTTCCAACAGTTCGCCACGCTGGACCTCATCTCCAATGGCCGCGCAGAAATCATGGTGGGGCGCGGTTCGTTCATTGAATCGTTTCCCCTCTTTGGCTACGACTTGAACGATTACGATGCCCTTTTTGATGAAAAATTGCGCTTGCTCTTGCGCATCCGCGAATCCGAATGCATCACATGGTCGGGACGATTCCGCCCACCAATTGAAGACCGGTGCATCTACCCCCGCCCGGTGCAAGACCCCTTGCCCGTCTGGGTGGCGGTTGGCGGTTCACCCCCCTCTGTGGTGCGTGCCGGCACATTGGGGCTTCCCGTCATCCTCGCCATTATCGGCGGCATGCCCGCCCGTTTTGCACCACTGGCAGCCCTCTATCGCCAAACGGCGCGCCGCGCGGGGCACACCCCCATCTTTGGTATCGCCTCGCATGGTTTTCTGGCGGATACTACACGCGACGCCCGCGACACAGCATTCCCCGCGTACAAAGCGCAAATGGACCGCATCGGGCGCGAACGTGGCTGGCCTCCCATGACCCGCGCGCAATTCGATGCGTCATGCACCCTGCACGGCGCGAACTTTGTAGGCACGCCCGAAGAGGTCATCGAGAAAATTCTCTACCAGCATGAACTCTTCGGCCATGAGCGTTTTCTTCTCCAACTGACAGTGGGCACCCTTCCACACAAAAAAGTGTTGCACGCCATCGAACTGTTGGGCACCAAAGTTGCGCCCGCCGTGCGCCGCGCGTTGGGCGTTTCCTCGCCTCGCTGAACATATCAAGCAAGCCACACCCCACAGAGGGCGCCTCCGTAAGATACCACCCTCTCAAACGCCCACGACCACCGCGCCCTTGTCTCTCCTGATAGCAACGCTATACTTGCGCGCGGCTGACAAGACAGCCCAAACAGACCCTGAGGAGGAGCCAATGTCTGCACAAACAGGAACATGGCGTGCCAAAGCCGGTTTGGCGCAAATGCTGAAAGGCGGCGTCATTATGGACGTGACGACCGCCGAGCAAGCCAAAATCGCGGAAGAAGCGGGCGCCTGCGCGGTGATGGCGCTGGAACGTGTCCCCGCCGACATTCGCAAGGAAGGCGGTGTGGCGCGTATGGCTGACCCCGAAAAAATCCTCGAAATCATGGAAGCGGTCAGCATTCCCGTGATGGCGAAATGCCGCATTGGGCACTTTGTGGAAGCCCAAATCCTGGAAGCGCTGGGGGTGGACTACATTGACGAAAGCGAAGTGTTGACCCCCGCCGACGAAGAAAACCACATTGACAAGCACCAATTCAAAGTGCCCTTTGTCTGTGGGGCGCGCAACCTGGGTGAAGCCTTGCGCCGCATTGCCGAAGGCGCGGCGATGATTCGCACCAAGGGCGAAGCCGGCACCGGCAACGTGGTGGAAGCCGTGCGCCACGCCCGCACGGTCATGGGCGAAATTCGCCGCCTGCAAGCCATGCGCCCCGACGAACTCTATGCCGAAGCCAAGCGCCTGGGCGCGCCTTACGAACTCGTCAAAGAAGTCGCCGAAACGGGACGCCTGCCGGTGGTGAACTTTGCCGCCGGGGGGATTGCCACCCCCGCCGACGCCGCGCTGATGATGCA from Ardenticatena maritima harbors:
- a CDS encoding LLM class flavin-dependent oxidoreductase; amino-acid sequence: MEIGLYSFGERTIDPETGRLISPQERMRRLLEEIKLADEVGLDVFGLGEHHRPDYIISAPAVVLAAAAARTRRIRLTSAVTVLSSDDPVRVFQQFATLDLISNGRAEIMVGRGSFIESFPLFGYDLNDYDALFDEKLRLLLRIRESECITWSGRFRPPIEDRCIYPRPVQDPLPVWVAVGGSPPSVVRAGTLGLPVILAIIGGMPARFAPLAALYRQTARRAGHTPIFGIASHGFLADTTRDARDTAFPAYKAQMDRIGRERGWPPMTRAQFDASCTLHGANFVGTPEEVIEKILYQHELFGHERFLLQLTVGTLPHKKVLHAIELLGTKVAPAVRRALGVSSPR
- the pdxS gene encoding pyridoxal 5'-phosphate synthase lyase subunit PdxS, which produces MSAQTGTWRAKAGLAQMLKGGVIMDVTTAEQAKIAEEAGACAVMALERVPADIRKEGGVARMADPEKILEIMEAVSIPVMAKCRIGHFVEAQILEALGVDYIDESEVLTPADEENHIDKHQFKVPFVCGARNLGEALRRIAEGAAMIRTKGEAGTGNVVEAVRHARTVMGEIRRLQAMRPDELYAEAKRLGAPYELVKEVAETGRLPVVNFAAGGIATPADAALMMHLGMDGVFVGSGIFKSSNPFERAKAIVQAVTYYDDPAMLAELSRGLGEAMPGIDVSKLAEDERLATRGW